A region of Anolis sagrei isolate rAnoSag1 chromosome 2, rAnoSag1.mat, whole genome shotgun sequence DNA encodes the following proteins:
- the LOC132766763 gene encoding galectin-1-like: protein METQMALSHLSIKHGDCIKVKGKIEPDAKSFALNLGRDGSDLILHFNARFESHGDVRTIVCNSKMKREWGSEVRESIFPFEQGEQTKLCVHFNAEEVTVKIDEGHEIKFPNRLGLETAEYFAVEGDISVRSVKFD, encoded by the exons ATGGAAACT CAAATGGCTCTTTCCCATTTGTCAATCAAGCATGGAGATTGCATCAAAGTGAAGGGGAAAATTGAACCAGATGCAAAGAG TTTTGCCCTCAACTTGGGCCGGGATGGTTCGGATCTGATCCTTCACTTCAACGCTCGCTTTGAAAGTCATGGAGATGTCAGGACCATTGTGTGTAACTCCAAGATGAAAAGAGAATGGGGTTCGGAGGTACGAGAGTCCATCTTCCCCTTTGAACAGGGAGAACAGACCAAG CTTTGTGTCCACTTTAATGCTGAGGAGGTGACAGTAAAGATCGACGAAGGCCACGAAATCAAGTTCCCCAATCGACTGGGGCTGGAAACGGCCGAATACTTTGCAGTGGAGGGAGACATCAGTGTCAGATCTGTCAAGTTCGATTGA